In Gossypium hirsutum isolate 1008001.06 chromosome D06, Gossypium_hirsutum_v2.1, whole genome shotgun sequence, one genomic interval encodes:
- the LOC107901619 gene encoding nucleolar and coiled-body phosphoprotein 1, with amino-acid sequence MAASDKELELQLMEAGNMLVEPPSSVDELIPLLDQVESCLSRVEQSPSQAMQNALSPSLKALVAEQLLRHPDNDVKVAVAACVSEITRITAPEAPYDDDQMGEIFQLIVSSFEHLSDKSSRSFIKRISILETVAKVRSCVVMLDLECDALIIEMFQHFLKEIRDHHSEIVFTSMATIMTLVLEESEDIPVELLSPILVSVKRDNEEVLPVARRLAERVLENCASKLKPYLTQAVENFGISFDDYSSVVASICQVSPSAVDQSDTVAEKHVDDESKPAESPLDKEDKEIPEEAVSTGQGLANEKSPKSVVSNGRVQTAEDNLLTDASTVKKQEDDHLCDKSKNDDTSTVAEPDRLEAKKIVNSDSRSEESTLETGKKSDSKSTKPSDNFHVDEKETETSLDLKNDSKDDAGSLRDNMSVDGAVSSENKRETDAQSSAPKPTEDESAVVASPTPSGSIPDESHSEKAAQPKSIPDESRSEKAAQPKSIPDESQSKKAAQPKTVPDESHSKKAAQPERKESLSEETTPSVDDVPKKVSEVMSDSEVKASKQSGKKVATVISNKVNTAVDVDESKKESGSASGSEAKSRTQSSKKVSSSSNNLDEPLSRQLEDKKKRARGKVPEKDGTKTSTMNDNEEVVASPKFVKPNKHYSHMEENSKTSTKRKYTTNKEKASGSTEYGENLVGLKVKVWWPKDRAFYEGVIHSYDAVKKKHKVNYDDGDQEILNLKREKWEVIEDESGPDEEEAADHPSPAGPSEMPQKKKAKTAEPPSKKTKMDASPKRGGGTSSGKSKGVAAKSFRKTKEDGKVDSKSKDAPKSVSKSDSDSVTKSKDHITKSGSKSVDTASKAGNKSKNEDGGDTPKSTKSKHDGSVTPKVSTKSKQDTSKTSKSKQETPRVSSNSKGKPVKSGAKSNTNGTGKSKSGSSKVEESESMKETSTDSAKLVESTKRKSPSSIKGHGSDSVSGKKRRR; translated from the exons aTGGCGGCATCAGATAAAGAGCTGGAGTTACAATTAATGGAGGCTGGGAACATGCTCGTTGAACCACCTTCATCAGTTGATGAGCTCATTCCTCTCCTTGAC CAAGTTGAAAGTTGTCTTTCAAGGGTGGAACAATCACCAAGCCAAGCAATGCAAAATGCGCTCTCTCCATCACTCAAAGCCTTGGTGGCGGAGCAACTTTTGAGACACCCTGACAATGATGTCAAAGTTGCAGTTGCGGCTTGTGTGAGCGAGATAACAAGGATAACTGCACCAGAGGCTCCTTATGATGATGACCAAATGGGG GAGATCTTTCAACTAATTGTATCATCATTTGAACATTTGTCTGACAAGTCCAGCCGCTCATTCATTAAGAGGATCTCAATCCTTGAAACTGTTGCCAAAGTCAGGTCATGTGTGGTGATGTTGGATCTTGAATGCGATGCATTAATTATTGAGATGTTCCAGCATTTCCTCAAGGAAATAAG GGATCATCATTCAGAGATTGTCTTTACATCAATGGCGACTATTATGACCCTTGTATTGGAAGAAAGTGAGGACATCCCTGTGGAGTTGCTCTCTCCAATTTTAGTTAGTGTAAAGAGGGATAATGAG GAAGTTCTTCCTGTTGCTCGGAGATTGGCGGAGAGAGTGCTTGAGAACTGTGCATCAAAGCTGAAACCTTACCTAACGCAGGCTGTAGAGAACTTTGGCATTTCTTTTGATGATTATAGTAGTGTAGTTGCTTCTATATGTCAAGTGTCACCTAGTGCTGTGGATCAAAGTGATACTGTTGCTGAAAAACATGTG GATGATGAGAGCAAACCAGCAGAGTCACCTTTGGACAAG GAGGATAAAGAAATTCCTGAAGAAGCAGTTTCTACTGGACAAGGTCTTGCAAATGAAAAATCTCCCAAGTCAGTTGTTAGCAATGGCAGGGTGCAAACTGCTGAAGACAACTTATTGACTGATGCAAGCACCGTAAAGAAGCAAGAGGATGACCATCTTTGTGATAAGTCCAAGAATGATGATACATCAACTGTTGCTGAACCTGATAGATTGGAAGCTAAGAAAATAGTCAATTCAGATTCTAGGTCAGAGGAAAGTACCCTGGAAACGGGGAAGAAATCTGATTCAAAATCAACAAAACCTTCTGACAACTTTCATGTTGATGAGAAGGAAACTGAGACATCACTGGACCTTAAAAATGACAGCAAGGATGATGCTGGTTCATTGCGTGACAATATGTCTGTTGATGGGGCTGTATCCTCTGAAAATAAACGAGAGACAGATGCTCAATCTTCCGCACCAAAACCAACTGAGGATGAATCTGCTGTTGTTGCTTCCCCAACACCAAGTGGGTCTATACCTGATGAGAGTCATTCTGAAAAGGCTGCTCAGCCAAAGAGTATACCTGATGAGAGTCGATCTGAAAAGGCTGCACAGCCAAAAAGTATACCTGATGAGAGTCAATCCAAAAAGGCAGCACAGCCAAAGACTGTTCCTGATGAGAGTCATTCCAAAAAGGCTGCACAGCCAGAAAGGAAAGAGAGCTTGAGTGAGGAGACCACACCTTCCGTTGATGATGTCCCTAAGAAGGTATCTGAAGTGATGAGTGATTCAGAAGTAAAAGCAAGTAAACAATCAGGGAAAAAGGTTGCTACTGTGATTTCCAACAAGGTTAATACTGCTGTTGATGTAGATGAATCCAAGAAAGAAAGTGGCAGTGCAAGTGGTTCAGAGGCAAAATCAAGGACACAATCCTCAAAGAAGGTAAGTTCTAGCAGTAATAATTTAGATGAACCCTTGTCAAGGCAGCTGGAGGATAAGAAAAAGCGAGCTCGGGGGAAAGTTCCTGAGAAAGATGGAACAAAAACCTCAACCATGAATGACAATGAG GAAGTGGTTGCTTCTCCGAAGTTTGTGAAACCAAACAAACATTATTCTCACATGGAGGAGAATTCTAAGACAAGTACTAAGAGAAAGTATACCACAAACAAAGAAAAA GCATCTGGTTCTACGGAATATGGTGAGAATTTGGTTGGTCTGAAGGTGAAAGTCTGGTGGCCCAAAGACCGTGC GTTCTATGAAGGTGTTATTCATTCGTATGATGCAGTTAAGAAGAAACACAAG GTGAATTATGATGACGGTGATCaagaaattttaaatcttaagaGAGAAAAGTGGGAGGTGATTGAAGATGAGTCTGGACCAGATGAG GAAGAAGCAGCTGACCATCCAAGCCCTGCTGGTCCATCTGAAAT GCCtcaaaaaaagaaagcaaaaacagCTGAACCGCCTAGCAAGAAAACTAAGATGGATGCTTCGCCAAAAAG GGGTGGAGGAACTTCTAGTGGAAAATCCAAGGGTGTTGCAGCAAAGTCTTTTCGCAAGACAAAGGAAGATGGTAAAGTGGATAGCAAATCCAAAGATGCCCCCAAGAGTGTTAGTAAATCAGACAGTGACAGTGTTACCAAATCCAAAGACCATATTACCAAAAGTGGCAGTAAATCAGTTGACACTGCTTCGAAAGCAGGCAACAAATCCAAGAATGAGGATGGTGGTGACACGCCCAAGTCTACCAAATCCAAACATGATGGAAGTGTTACACCAAAAGTTTCCACAAAGTCAAAGCAAGACACTTCAAAGACGTCCAAGTCCAAGCAGGAAACCCCCAGGGTTTCCTCCAATTCTAAGGGTAAGCCTGTTAAAAGTGGTGCTAAATCTAATACTAATGGTACTGGTAAGTCAAAGTCGGGTTCATCCAAGGTTGAAGAAAGTGAGAGCATGAAAGAGACCTCCACTGATTCAGCAAAGCTTGTGGAAAGTACAAAGCGGAAATCACCAAGTTCGATCAAGGGACATGGAAGTGATTCGGTGTCTGGAAAAAAGCGGCGACGATGA